One genomic segment of Fusobacterium mortiferum ATCC 9817 includes these proteins:
- a CDS encoding ROK family protein has translation MNYFVGIDIGGTNVEIGILNAQGDILGKESIKTESKKGAEDTFNRIWNKTKELAEKLKIKVEDIEAIGLGIPGPVVNNSVVKIAANFSWNNDFPAKDLMEKVTGKPVKVGNDVKVIALGETLFGAGKGYKNSITIPIGTGIAAGIIIDGKILEGAGGAAGEFGHVVVNKEGYKCGCGLTGCLETYCSATGIVREGRRRLELDKNNALYEVIGGDLEKLEAKHIFDLAKKGDKFSSEIVDFFCEKLAEGVGMLLNIINPEIIIFTGGVARAGEIITDGVKKYLPKYALGMTMENLIFTFGKLEEEAGIKGAAALVMNK, from the coding sequence ATGAATTATTTTGTAGGAATAGACATAGGTGGGACAAATGTTGAGATAGGTATTTTAAATGCTCAAGGAGATATTTTAGGAAAAGAGAGTATAAAAACTGAATCTAAAAAAGGAGCAGAGGATACTTTTAATAGAATTTGGAATAAGACAAAGGAATTAGCTGAAAAATTAAAAATTAAGGTAGAGGATATAGAAGCTATAGGATTAGGGATACCTGGACCAGTAGTGAATAACTCAGTGGTAAAAATAGCAGCAAACTTTTCATGGAATAACGATTTTCCTGCTAAGGATTTGATGGAGAAGGTAACAGGAAAACCAGTAAAAGTTGGAAATGATGTTAAGGTAATAGCTTTAGGAGAAACACTTTTTGGAGCTGGAAAAGGGTATAAAAATAGTATAACAATACCAATAGGAACAGGAATAGCAGCTGGAATAATAATAGATGGAAAAATATTAGAAGGAGCTGGAGGAGCAGCTGGAGAGTTTGGACATGTAGTGGTAAATAAAGAGGGGTATAAATGTGGTTGTGGACTTACTGGTTGTTTAGAAACTTATTGCTCAGCTACTGGTATAGTTAGAGAGGGAAGAAGAAGATTAGAGCTAGATAAAAATAATGCCTTATATGAAGTAATAGGTGGAGATTTAGAAAAACTAGAAGCAAAGCATATATTTGATTTAGCTAAAAAAGGAGATAAATTTTCAAGTGAGATTGTAGATTTCTTCTGTGAAAAATTAGCTGAAGGGGTAGGAATGCTTTTAAATATAATCAATCCAGAAATAATAATATTTACTGGTGGTGTAGCAAGAGCAGGAGAGATAATTACAGATGGTGTAAAAAAATATCTACCTAAATATGCATTAGGAATGACAATGGAAAACCTTATTTTTACATTTGGTAAGTTAGAAGAGGAAGCGGGAATAAAGGGAGCAGCAGCCCTTGTAATGAATAAATAA
- a CDS encoding glycoside hydrolase family 88 protein has translation MELTKEMRERFSKDVELPREMLFGALHEALKKIDGNCKTFINTYPRPCSTNYIYPGILNGGEWDDWTSGFWTGMLWLAHEITGEKRYKNVAQFQIKFYDERITNKVGVNHHDLGFLYTPSAVAGYKVAGLERAKVAALKAADHLLGRFKEKGEFIQAWGDLDDPNAYRLIIDCNMNVPLLFWATEVTGDPKYREVATKHINTAASVVVRDDSSTHHTFFFDPETGKPTKGVTAQGASDESAWARGQAWGVYGFPLAYSYLKDEKFVTLFKRVTNYFLNKLPADSVCYWDLMFDDNSGEERDTSAAAIAVCGMLEMLKYLPDTDPDKKIYKNAVNTIMKSLIEKYTTKDIEYSNGLLTQAVYSKPHGSGVDECCIWGDYFYMEALVRIMKPEWKMYW, from the coding sequence ATGGAATTAACTAAAGAGATGAGAGAAAGATTTTCAAAAGATGTAGAATTACCAAGAGAGATGCTATTTGGAGCATTACATGAAGCATTAAAAAAGATAGATGGAAATTGTAAAACATTTATCAATACATACCCAAGACCTTGTAGTACTAACTATATCTATCCTGGAATATTAAATGGAGGAGAATGGGACGACTGGACTAGTGGATTCTGGACAGGAATGTTATGGCTAGCTCATGAAATAACAGGAGAAAAGAGATATAAAAATGTAGCTCAATTTCAAATAAAATTTTATGATGAGAGAATAACAAATAAAGTAGGAGTAAACCATCACGACTTAGGATTTTTATATACTCCATCAGCAGTAGCAGGATATAAAGTAGCGGGATTAGAAAGAGCTAAAGTAGCAGCATTAAAAGCAGCTGATCATCTATTAGGAAGATTTAAAGAAAAAGGAGAATTTATTCAAGCATGGGGAGATTTAGATGATCCTAATGCATATAGATTAATAATAGATTGTAATATGAATGTACCTTTACTATTTTGGGCAACAGAGGTAACAGGAGATCCTAAATATAGAGAGGTAGCTACAAAACATATCAATACAGCAGCAAGTGTAGTGGTAAGAGATGATAGTTCAACACACCACACATTCTTCTTTGACCCAGAAACTGGAAAACCAACAAAAGGAGTAACAGCACAAGGAGCATCAGATGAATCAGCTTGGGCAAGAGGACAAGCATGGGGAGTATATGGATTCCCACTAGCATATAGTTACCTAAAAGATGAAAAATTTGTAACACTATTTAAGAGAGTAACAAACTACTTCTTAAATAAATTACCAGCAGACAGCGTATGTTACTGGGATTTAATGTTTGATGATAATTCTGGAGAAGAGAGAGATACATCAGCAGCAGCAATAGCAGTATGTGGAATGTTAGAGATGTTAAAATATTTACCAGATACAGACCCAGATAAGAAAATTTATAAGAATGCTGTAAATACAATAATGAAATCATTAATAGAGAAATATACAACAAAGGATATAGAATATTCAAACGGATTGTTAACTCAAGCAGTATATAGTAAACCACATGGTTCAGGAGTAGATGAGTGTTGTATATGGGGAGATTACTTCTATATGGAAGCACTAGTAAGAATAATGAAGCCAGAGTGGAAAATGTACTGGTAA
- a CDS encoding GntR family transcriptional regulator has translation MLLGKERIPLYYQLAEIIIGEIESKGLHENDRLPAEREYCEKYKLSRSTVRQAIDYLEKKGYIYKIQGSGTFVSSQRLKQKLLKFYSFTEEMKKQGKVPESKILSFKEVEASEKISKELNIEKGDKVFELIRLRLADGEEIMYEKTYLPVKKFPNLSKKDLLISPLYDILQSRYKMIFTKAIERFSLEISDKKVADVLSIVEGTPVIKLQRWTYTGIEIIEYTISSVRGDRFEFEVELEEEQNNRL, from the coding sequence ATGTTATTAGGAAAAGAGAGGATTCCACTGTACTATCAATTAGCAGAGATTATAATAGGAGAGATAGAGAGTAAAGGGTTACATGAAAATGATAGGTTACCTGCTGAAAGAGAGTACTGTGAGAAATATAAATTAAGTAGATCAACAGTAAGGCAAGCTATAGATTATTTGGAGAAAAAGGGATATATATATAAAATTCAAGGAAGTGGAACTTTTGTTTCCTCTCAAAGATTAAAACAAAAACTTTTAAAATTTTATAGTTTTACAGAGGAAATGAAAAAACAAGGTAAAGTTCCTGAATCTAAAATTTTATCTTTTAAAGAAGTTGAAGCTAGTGAAAAAATTTCTAAAGAATTAAATATTGAAAAAGGAGATAAGGTTTTTGAACTGATAAGGCTTAGATTGGCAGATGGAGAGGAAATTATGTATGAAAAAACATACCTACCTGTGAAAAAATTTCCAAATTTATCAAAAAAAGATTTGCTAATTAGTCCATTATATGATATCCTACAAAGTAGATACAAGATGATATTCACAAAAGCCATTGAGAGATTTTCATTAGAAATTTCTGACAAAAAGGTTGCTGATGTACTTTCAATAGTAGAGGGAACACCAGTTATAAAGCTTCAGAGATGGACATATACAGGAATAGAGATTATCGAGTACACCATAAGTTCAGTTAGAGGAGATAGATTCGAATTTGAAGTTGAACTTGAGGAAGAGCAAAATAACAGACTCTAA
- the pfkB gene encoding 1-phosphofructokinase, whose product MSRVLTVTLNPAIDVRYNVENFRLGNVNRTQGIEKNAGGKGINVSRIINLLGGDILATGIVGGFTGKLFLKKLNENSIKNNFLESEYETRTCIAIIDEKIDGITEILESGKGDMEVCNLFIKKYLEILEDKEIKVICGSGSLLKGIDPLVYNTLIEEGNKRGIKFILDTSGSTLVKGIEAKPFLIKPNQEELEDILGRKLNSIEEIADAARELMKKGAENVMVTLGGAGALLITPERVYRGTFPKVEIKNTVGSGDSTVGGFAYALSQGKDLAECFRLGIACGTTNAMLDSTGTIDMDILNNILPKIEIK is encoded by the coding sequence ATGAGTAGAGTATTAACAGTTACTTTAAACCCAGCTATTGATGTGAGATATAATGTTGAAAATTTTAGATTAGGAAATGTCAACAGAACTCAAGGGATAGAAAAAAATGCTGGTGGAAAAGGAATAAATGTAAGTAGAATAATAAACCTTTTAGGTGGAGATATATTAGCAACAGGTATAGTTGGTGGATTTACAGGAAAACTTTTCTTAAAAAAATTAAATGAAAACTCTATAAAAAACAATTTTTTAGAGAGTGAGTATGAAACAAGAACATGTATTGCTATAATTGATGAGAAAATAGATGGAATTACAGAGATCCTAGAGTCTGGAAAAGGAGATATGGAAGTTTGTAATCTATTTATAAAAAAATATTTAGAAATATTAGAAGATAAAGAGATTAAAGTAATATGTGGTTCTGGAAGTTTACTAAAGGGAATAGACCCATTAGTTTATAATACTCTTATTGAAGAGGGAAATAAAAGAGGTATAAAATTTATTCTTGATACAAGTGGAAGTACACTAGTAAAGGGAATAGAAGCTAAGCCTTTCCTTATAAAACCTAATCAAGAGGAGTTAGAGGATATTTTAGGAAGAAAATTAAACTCTATTGAAGAGATAGCAGATGCAGCTAGAGAGCTTATGAAAAAAGGAGCTGAAAATGTTATGGTAACTCTTGGAGGAGCAGGAGCCTTACTTATAACACCAGAGAGAGTATATAGAGGAACATTTCCTAAAGTAGAGATAAAAAATACTGTTGGTTCAGGAGATTCAACAGTAGGGGGATTTGCTTATGCACTTTCTCAAGGAAAAGATTTAGCAGAGTGCTTTAGATTAGGAATAGCTTGTGGAACTACTAACGCTATGTTAGATTCTACAGGAACAATAGATATGGATATTTTAAATAATATTCTACCTAAAATAGAGATAAAATAG
- a CDS encoding sulfatase family protein — protein sequence MKKPNLLFIFADQWRRDAMGFMKKDEVITPNIDSFAEEALSFDNAMSACPLCSPNRATMFTGKYPISHGVWTNCKNGLNNVFLKEEEITLMDVLKNNGYTTGYIGKWHLDLPESNLVENPKSGARDWDAYTPPGKKRHGVDYWYSYGAYDHHLEPHYWNDSEEMIQVKQWSVEHETDRALEFIDKNKENPFALIVSWNPPHTPLDLVPQKYVDIYAGKKFKVNPNVLLTDVTDHTESVNPRLNFTDDEYQEIMRKYFAAVTGVDENFGRLLQKLKDDGLYDDTIIVLTADHGELLCAHRLWSKHVWYEESVAVPFIIKYGDRYIKGRTESVLNGVDIMPTILSLMGLPIPNTVEGVDLKEVILTGDKKENYAILSAYPGQARAVKGFEEVGEKNIDYGWRAVRSERYTYVINRGYRLDYGVERLLYDNIADPYQLNPVKIDKIEENPLAEKFEKILKEWANKYQDNFKF from the coding sequence ATGAAAAAACCAAATTTACTTTTTATATTTGCAGATCAATGGAGAAGAGATGCAATGGGATTTATGAAAAAAGATGAAGTAATAACTCCTAATATTGATTCTTTTGCAGAAGAAGCATTGAGTTTTGATAATGCTATGAGTGCATGTCCACTATGTTCTCCTAATAGAGCTACTATGTTTACTGGAAAATATCCAATAAGTCATGGTGTATGGACAAACTGTAAAAATGGTTTAAATAATGTATTTTTAAAAGAGGAAGAGATTACTCTAATGGATGTTTTAAAAAATAATGGATATACAACAGGGTATATAGGAAAATGGCATCTAGATCTTCCAGAGAGTAATTTAGTAGAAAATCCAAAATCTGGAGCAAGAGATTGGGACGCATATACTCCACCTGGAAAGAAAAGACATGGGGTAGATTATTGGTATTCCTATGGAGCTTATGATCATCACTTAGAACCACACTATTGGAATGATAGTGAGGAAATGATACAGGTAAAACAATGGTCTGTAGAGCATGAAACAGATAGAGCATTAGAGTTTATTGATAAAAACAAGGAAAATCCTTTTGCCTTGATAGTTTCATGGAATCCACCACATACACCACTTGATTTGGTACCACAAAAATATGTAGATATCTATGCTGGTAAAAAATTTAAGGTAAACCCAAATGTTCTTTTAACTGATGTAACTGACCATACAGAGTCAGTAAATCCAAGACTTAATTTCACTGATGATGAGTATCAGGAGATAATGAGAAAATATTTTGCAGCAGTAACTGGAGTAGATGAAAACTTTGGAAGACTATTACAAAAATTAAAAGATGATGGACTTTATGATGATACAATAATCGTTTTAACAGCTGACCATGGAGAGTTACTATGTGCTCATAGACTATGGAGTAAGCATGTATGGTATGAGGAATCAGTAGCAGTTCCTTTTATAATAAAGTATGGAGATAGATATATAAAAGGAAGAACAGAAAGTGTATTAAATGGAGTAGATATAATGCCTACAATACTTTCACTTATGGGGTTACCAATTCCTAATACTGTGGAAGGAGTAGACTTAAAAGAGGTTATACTTACAGGAGATAAGAAAGAAAACTATGCAATACTTTCTGCATATCCTGGACAAGCGAGAGCTGTAAAAGGTTTTGAAGAGGTAGGAGAAAAAAATATAGATTATGGTTGGAGAGCTGTAAGAAGTGAGAGATATACCTATGTAATCAATAGAGGATATAGACTAGATTATGGAGTGGAAAGATTACTTTATGATAATATAGCAGACCCATATCAACTAAATCCAGTAAAAATAGATAAAATAGAAGAAAATCCATTGGCTGAAAAATTTGAGAAAATTTTAAAGGAATGGGCAAATAAGTATCAAGATAATTTTAAATTTTAA
- a CDS encoding tagatose bisphosphate family class II aldolase codes for MLVSTRQLLLDAQKGKYAVPAFNVHNMETIQTVVEAAVELRSPIIVAATPGTMKYAGPEFFIKLVEICANKYDIPIAMHLDHHESYDEIVNAIQLGTKSAMIDASHFDFEENIRRVKEVVDYAHRFDVTVEGELGVLGGQEDDLVRDDKDSKYTNPVQAKEYVERTGIDSLAVAIGTAHGVYKEEPKLDFERLAEIRAVVDVPLVLHGASGVPADQVKKAIELGITKVNIATELKMPFAEKLREVLVNKPNESDPRKYFGPAKEVMKKVAMEKILMCGSNGKA; via the coding sequence ATGTTAGTATCAACAAGACAATTATTATTAGATGCTCAAAAAGGAAAATATGCTGTACCAGCTTTTAACGTACATAATATGGAAACAATTCAAACAGTAGTAGAGGCAGCTGTAGAGTTAAGATCTCCAATTATAGTTGCTGCAACTCCAGGAACAATGAAATATGCAGGACCAGAGTTTTTTATAAAACTTGTAGAAATTTGTGCAAATAAATATGATATCCCTATTGCTATGCACTTAGACCATCATGAGAGCTATGATGAGATAGTAAACGCTATTCAATTAGGAACTAAGTCAGCTATGATAGATGCTTCTCACTTTGATTTTGAAGAGAATATCAGAAGAGTTAAAGAGGTAGTAGATTATGCTCATAGATTTGATGTAACAGTAGAGGGAGAGTTAGGAGTTCTTGGAGGACAAGAGGACGACTTAGTAAGAGATGATAAAGATAGCAAATATACTAATCCAGTTCAAGCTAAAGAGTATGTAGAGAGAACAGGAATTGATTCTCTAGCAGTAGCTATTGGAACAGCTCATGGAGTATATAAAGAGGAGCCAAAATTAGATTTCGAAAGACTTGCAGAGATAAGAGCAGTTGTAGATGTACCATTAGTATTACACGGAGCTTCTGGAGTACCAGCTGATCAAGTTAAAAAAGCTATTGAATTAGGAATTACAAAAGTAAATATTGCAACAGAGTTAAAGATGCCATTTGCTGAAAAATTAAGAGAAGTATTAGTAAATAAACCAAATGAAAGCGACCCTAGAAAATATTTTGGACCAGCTAAAGAGGTTATGAAAAAAGTTGCTATGGAAAAAATCTTAATGTGTGGAAGTAACGGGAAAGCATAA
- a CDS encoding SIS domain-containing protein: MEFKNCVTWQEIIQQPSIWREELEIVKNNLKSIGAFIEKVQGKKVKVVFTGAGSSEFVGNTLCSYVNSKVDIDVLSVPTTDIVSMPEQYLEADTATILVSCARSGNSPESVATVNLADKLVKNIYHIFITCNPEGHLAKISKEGDNKYLLLMPEKTNDKGFAMTGSFSSMVVAGVLVLLRKDFAEMERKVTYVANLVEKNLEKILADAETITDLDIERIVYLGDGALKGLAEEVSLKVLELTGGKLASFYNTFLGFRHGPKSIVNDKTAIVCMMSNNPYTRIYELDLLKEFKNEGGKKKIIVLDTVCDEEVKNNCDYYFSFADEKLGEIEEVFAGLGYLVYGQLISLVKSAKLGINPDNPCPTGEVNRVVKGVIIHEYNK; encoded by the coding sequence ATGGAATTTAAAAATTGTGTAACTTGGCAAGAAATAATTCAACAACCTTCTATTTGGAGAGAGGAACTAGAAATAGTAAAAAATAACCTTAAGTCAATAGGAGCTTTTATTGAAAAAGTTCAAGGAAAAAAAGTAAAAGTAGTTTTTACAGGGGCAGGTTCTTCTGAATTTGTAGGAAATACTCTTTGTTCATATGTAAACAGCAAAGTAGATATAGATGTTTTATCAGTACCAACTACTGATATAGTATCTATGCCAGAACAATATTTAGAAGCAGATACAGCTACTATATTAGTTTCATGTGCTAGATCAGGGAATTCTCCTGAAAGTGTAGCTACAGTAAACCTAGCTGATAAATTAGTGAAAAATATTTATCACATCTTTATAACTTGTAATCCAGAAGGACATTTAGCAAAAATTTCTAAAGAGGGAGATAATAAATATCTTCTACTAATGCCTGAAAAAACAAATGATAAGGGATTTGCTATGACAGGAAGTTTCTCATCAATGGTAGTAGCAGGGGTATTAGTTTTACTAAGAAAAGATTTTGCTGAAATGGAAAGAAAAGTTACTTATGTAGCTAACTTAGTAGAAAAAAATCTAGAAAAAATATTAGCAGATGCTGAAACAATAACTGACTTAGATATAGAGAGAATAGTTTATTTAGGAGATGGAGCTTTAAAAGGATTAGCTGAAGAGGTATCTTTAAAAGTTCTAGAGTTAACAGGTGGAAAATTGGCTTCTTTCTATAACACATTTTTAGGATTTAGACATGGACCTAAATCAATAGTAAATGATAAAACAGCTATCGTATGTATGATGTCAAATAATCCATATACAAGAATATATGAATTAGACCTTTTAAAAGAGTTTAAAAATGAAGGTGGAAAGAAAAAAATAATCGTACTAGATACTGTATGTGATGAAGAGGTAAAAAATAACTGTGATTATTACTTCTCATTTGCTGATGAAAAACTAGGAGAGATTGAAGAGGTATTTGCGGGATTAGGATACCTAGTATATGGACAATTAATATCTTTAGTAAAATCTGCAAAATTAGGAATTAACCCTGATAATCCATGTCCTACAGGAGAGGTTAACAGAGTAGTTAAAGGTGTAATTATCCATGAATATAATAAATAA
- a CDS encoding type 2 periplasmic-binding domain-containing protein, which produces MILKKTLFILLEIIFFIIPTYSQDNLKITDKPLEVTILAIHNDLVFNENWSVFKEAFKDTNIKLKGIGSKNLADEIQAFNLMITFGELPDIISLSQGDKLEELGMNGKILPLNDLIDKYAPNIKAFFEKYPRYKKDAISADGNIYFIPDYYDWYAMRASQGLYIRRDWLNNLNLKVPNTMEEFYKTLKAFKTQDPNGNGIPDEIPYFERNTEFVEKELLGLFGAEISFYIDENKVKFGPKEERFKEAIREVIKWYSEELIDSEIFTRGFQTRDYILKNNLGGATFDWFSSTSTYNTSLKEEVNNFEFIAIDPPLYKGKRYAPDARPTYLGGWGITKSAQDPISIIKYFDYWFSPKGYELANWGIEGDTFLKDIDGNKYFTKKVMKDKNRTPLQVLREEGVQFRIGGPQDYEYEKAWGETDANFWMKRYTQEGFLVEPMPTLKYTLAENEKLQTIKPKLDTFVKDMCQRWILGVEDFDTTYDNFLKELKHIGLNEALEINQKAYERFISSN; this is translated from the coding sequence ATGATATTAAAAAAAACATTATTTATTTTATTAGAAATTATTTTTTTTATAATTCCAACATACTCTCAAGATAATTTAAAAATAACTGACAAGCCATTGGAAGTTACAATATTAGCTATACATAATGACTTAGTTTTTAATGAAAATTGGTCTGTATTTAAGGAAGCATTTAAAGATACGAATATTAAATTGAAAGGAATTGGTTCAAAAAATCTTGCTGATGAAATACAAGCTTTTAATTTAATGATTACCTTTGGAGAGTTACCAGATATCATCTCATTAAGTCAAGGAGATAAACTTGAAGAGCTTGGAATGAATGGAAAAATACTTCCTCTAAATGATTTAATTGATAAATATGCTCCTAATATTAAAGCTTTTTTTGAAAAATATCCACGTTATAAAAAAGATGCAATTTCTGCAGATGGAAACATATATTTTATCCCAGATTATTATGATTGGTATGCTATGAGAGCTTCCCAGGGGCTCTATATTAGAAGAGATTGGCTTAATAACTTAAATTTAAAAGTTCCTAATACAATGGAAGAGTTTTATAAAACTTTAAAAGCTTTTAAAACTCAAGATCCAAATGGTAATGGAATACCTGATGAGATTCCATATTTTGAAAGAAATACAGAGTTTGTGGAAAAAGAGCTCTTAGGTTTATTTGGAGCTGAAATAAGTTTTTATATAGATGAAAATAAAGTTAAATTTGGTCCTAAAGAAGAAAGATTTAAAGAAGCTATTAGAGAAGTTATAAAATGGTATAGTGAAGAATTAATTGATTCTGAAATTTTTACAAGAGGGTTTCAAACAAGAGATTATATTTTAAAAAATAACCTTGGTGGAGCTACATTTGATTGGTTTAGTAGTACAAGTACATATAATACCTCATTAAAGGAAGAGGTTAATAATTTTGAATTTATAGCTATTGACCCCCCACTATATAAAGGTAAACGTTATGCTCCAGATGCTAGACCAACTTATTTAGGTGGCTGGGGAATAACTAAATCAGCTCAAGATCCTATATCTATTATAAAATACTTTGATTATTGGTTTTCTCCTAAAGGATATGAGTTAGCTAACTGGGGAATTGAGGGAGATACATTTCTAAAAGATATTGATGGAAATAAATATTTTACTAAGAAGGTTATGAAGGATAAAAATAGAACTCCTCTACAAGTTTTAAGAGAAGAGGGAGTTCAATTTAGAATAGGTGGTCCTCAAGATTATGAGTATGAAAAAGCTTGGGGAGAAACTGATGCAAATTTTTGGATGAAAAGATATACTCAAGAAGGCTTCTTAGTAGAACCTATGCCTACACTAAAATATACCTTAGCTGAAAATGAAAAATTGCAAACTATAAAACCTAAATTAGATACCTTTGTTAAAGATATGTGTCAAAGATGGATATTAGGAGTTGAAGACTTCGATACTACATATGATAATTTTTTAAAAGAATTAAAACATATTGGATTAAATGAAGCATTAGAAATAAACCAAAAAGCTTATGAGAGATTTATTTCTAGTAATTAA
- a CDS encoding helix-turn-helix domain-containing protein: MIKFKISYFNGDFIYSFPKINRVEIFSYELFKLIVIAGILYFLCYLLKLFIIEPVRSLATKIGYSGKNIKQEVKFIEQKIEEITLENKNLEYTISDMKVYQNRKKIKDFLLGLNNLESIQDIISNIPVLNLKNYRVLILEILDVEVTDNIYDKIKISKEFVSKYFEEEVIYEIVDIDYKSIAIILEDKLSEEELEEVMICLANHCERNFKLTFSIAITKEYAKLNEMPRAYKEAKKILDYKFVFKQKRVIFLKDLDETQTKKYYYPIEIEAKLITKTLNANEIGIKRILDEIFDESNTADIDKKHLKEFSGLLYNSLGRILIQLKEMNSDIDPKIFSSEEILRANDLKELREKFEEKILDVCKIAKEKDEDDNSDIKNKIEKYLEDNYHIDISLDNLADYLGHSFKYTSILFKKVMGDNFKNYLNIYRIEKAKEIMAENKDIKIKDLAERIGYNSSNTFIRIFRKYEGVSPGKYFGLNE, translated from the coding sequence ATGATTAAATTTAAAATAAGTTATTTTAACGGTGATTTTATATATAGTTTCCCTAAAATTAATAGGGTTGAAATTTTTTCTTATGAATTATTTAAACTTATTGTAATAGCAGGAATATTATACTTTTTATGCTATCTATTAAAACTTTTTATAATTGAGCCTGTTAGAAGTTTAGCTACTAAAATTGGTTATTCAGGAAAAAATATCAAGCAAGAAGTAAAATTTATAGAACAGAAGATTGAGGAAATCACATTAGAAAATAAAAATCTTGAATATACTATTAGTGATATGAAAGTTTATCAAAACAGAAAAAAAATTAAAGATTTTTTACTTGGATTAAATAATTTAGAAAGTATTCAAGATATTATCTCAAATATCCCTGTTTTAAATTTAAAAAACTATAGAGTTTTAATTCTTGAAATTTTAGATGTAGAAGTTACAGATAATATTTATGATAAGATTAAAATCTCTAAAGAGTTTGTTTCTAAATATTTTGAAGAGGAAGTTATTTATGAAATAGTAGATATAGACTATAAGAGTATTGCTATTATTTTAGAAGATAAACTTAGCGAAGAAGAGTTAGAAGAGGTAATGATCTGTCTTGCTAATCATTGTGAAAGAAACTTCAAATTGACATTTTCTATTGCTATTACAAAAGAATATGCTAAATTAAATGAGATGCCAAGAGCATACAAAGAAGCTAAAAAAATATTAGATTACAAGTTTGTATTCAAACAAAAAAGAGTTATTTTCCTTAAAGATTTAGACGAAACTCAAACTAAGAAATATTACTATCCTATTGAGATAGAAGCTAAGCTTATAACTAAAACTTTAAATGCTAATGAGATAGGAATTAAAAGAATCTTAGATGAAATATTTGATGAGAGTAACACAGCAGATATTGATAAAAAACATTTAAAAGAATTTAGTGGGCTTCTTTATAATAGTTTAGGAAGAATTTTAATTCAATTAAAAGAGATGAATTCAGATATTGACCCTAAAATTTTTAGTAGTGAAGAAATTTTAAGAGCCAATGATTTAAAAGAGCTTAGAGAAAAATTTGAAGAAAAAATTCTAGATGTATGTAAAATAGCTAAAGAAAAAGATGAAGATGATAACTCTGATATAAAAAATAAAATAGAAAAATATCTTGAAGATAATTACCATATAGATATCTCTCTTGATAATCTTGCTGATTATCTAGGACACTCTTTTAAATATACAAGTATTTTATTTAAAAAAGTTATGGGGGATAATTTTAAAAACTATCTAAATATCTATAGGATAGAAAAAGCCAAAGAGATTATGGCTGAAAATAAAGATATTAAAATAAAAGATTTAGCCGAAAGAATTGGATACAATAGTTCAAATACTTTTATAAGAATCTTTAGGAAATATGAGGGAGTTTCTCCTGGGAAATACTTTGGTTTAAATGAATAA